A window from Cryptomeria japonica chromosome 1, Sugi_1.0, whole genome shotgun sequence encodes these proteins:
- the LOC131046086 gene encoding sucrose transport protein SUC8, protein MTRSHLRLGRKVSSGVPLRTLARVASVAAGMQFGWALQLSLLTPYVQVLGIPHTWASYIWLCGPISGMFVQPIVGYYSDRCECSWGRRRPFIVMGAGIVIVAVLLIGFSADLGYMLGDSISSRPRAITIFVFGFWLLDLANNMLQGPCRALLADLSGKNQRRTRSANAFFSLFMAVGNVLGFASGSYSQWYKVLPFTRTEACGVSCANLKSAFFMAIILLIAATILSVTATPEKRWSKAQAEAKARAKAAGGKVREPVDENDEDDDEEADEETQETFIWELFSAFRDLPSPMLYLLIVTALTWLAWFPFLLFDTDWMGREVYKGKPFGPEPLPSLYDEGVRVGSFGLMLNSIILGATSLMIESMARRIGPKLLWAIANFILCLLLACTVIITKLAENHEPASPHSSVKIAALVVFAALGAPLAVTYSIPFALTATFTSASGAGQGLSMGVLNLSIVIPQMVVSIGSGPWDALFGGGNLPAFVLASVSALAGGTVALFLLPSPPPEFHPSRLLRTSSSPIP, encoded by the exons ATGACTAGAAGTCATCTTCGTCTGGGGAGAAAAGTGAGCAGTGGAGTTCCTCTCAGAACTCTAGCAAGGGTTGCATCAGTGGCAGCAGGGATGCAGTTTGGATGGGCTTTGCAGCTCTCATTGTTGACGCCTTATGTGCAGGTTTTAGGTATTCCTCATACATGGGCTAGTTATATATGGCTATGTGGGCCTATTTCTGGCATGTTTGTGCAGCCAATAGTGGGATATTATAGTGATAGATGTGAGTGCTCCTGGGGTAGAAGGAGGCCATTTATAGTTATGGGAGCAGGCATTGTTATAGTGGCAGTTTTGCTGATTGGATTTTCAGCAGATTTGGGGTATATGCTTGGGGATTCAATCTCATCCAGACCAAGAGCTATTACTatatttgtttttggtttttggctcCTTGACCTTGCCAACAATATGCTTCAAGGGCCTTGCAGGGCACTCCTTGCAGATTTATCAG GAAAAAACCAGAGACGGACAAGGAGCGCCAATGCTTTTTTCTCACTGTTTATGGCAGTAGGGAATGTGTTAGGATTTGCAAGTGGTTCTTACAGTCAATGGTATAAAGTTCTTCCGTTCACAAGAACAGAGGCCTGTGGTGTCAGCTGTGCTAATCTAAAGTCTGCATTTTTTATGGCAATAATCCTCTTAATAGCTGCTACCATTCTGAGTGTAACTGCCACTCCTGAAAAAAGATGGTCAAAAGCTCAAGCAGAAGCAAAAGCAAGGGCAAAGGCAGCTGGAGGAAAAGTTCGCGAACCAGTTGATGAAAATgacgaagatgatgatgaagaggctGATGAAGAAACCCAGGAGACATTCATATGGGAGCTATTTAGTGCTTTCAGAGATCTCCCTTCTCCCATGTTGTATTTACTTATTGTAACTGCATTGACGTGGCTTGCATGGTTCCCCTTCCTACTCTTTGACACAGATTGGATGGGTCGAGAAGTTTATAAGGGAAAGCCTTTTGGTCCTGAACCTTTACCAAGTTTATATGATGAAGGTGTTAGAGTAGGATCATTTGGCCTGATGTTAAATTCTATAATTCTCGGAGCAACTTCTTTGATGATAGAATCTATGGCTCGCAGGATAGGCCCTAAATTGTTGTGGGCAATAGCAAACTTCATCCTGTGCCTTTTGCTTGCATGTACTGTTATAATCACCAAGCTTGCTGAAAATCACGAACCTGCATCTCCTCATAGTTCTGTTAAAATTGCAGCTTTGGTTGTTTTTGCAGCACTTGGAGCCCCTCTTGCG GTAACATATAGCATTCCTTTTGCATTGACAGCAACCTTCACTTCCGCTTCTGGAGCAGGTCAAG GACTGTCTATGGGAGTTCTCAATCTTTCAATTGTCATTCCACAG ATGGTTGTGTCTATAGGAAGTGGACCGTGGGATGCACTATTTGGAGGTGGAAATCTCCCTGCATTTGTACTGGCGTCAGTTTCTGCATTGGCTGGTGGAACAGTAGCTCTTTTTCTCCTACCCTCACCACCTCCTGAGTTTCATCCTTCTCGCTTGCTGCGAACTAGTAGTTCTCCCATTCCTTGA